One window of the Takifugu rubripes chromosome 13, fTakRub1.2, whole genome shotgun sequence genome contains the following:
- the lrp3 gene encoding low-density lipoprotein receptor-related protein 3, with translation MGRTVAVVVLLLLGLLWLGADVLCSGCSERVDLHTERRGVIYSPSWPSNYPAGVNCSWHIQGGQGEVITLSFQYFDLADSNGCKGDWLLLTSTWNLESRLCGSVLPPPFISTRGRVWLYFHSLTNSSGQAQGFRLSYIRGRLGQSSCQSDEFLCGNGKCLPRSWKCNGQDECGDATDEHSCSPPPTEALPGLCPLGYLACTQAHSTRCLPASLLCNGARDCPDGSDELGCPGNTCGKHLGNFYGSFASPDFFRPARSAAAELRCTWSLDTQDPKPIVLQVDLQLGPGDSLHVYDGLVQRAEHLLQVLSHHNNKRPAMLESSRGQMSVLYLAQPRSTGHGFNATYQVKGYCFPGERPCGDDQGCFFEHQRCDGYWHCPTGRDEEGCPVCKAGEFPCDLDTLACYPASERCNNQKQCPNGSDEKNCYECQPGNFHCGTNLCIFETWQCDGQEDCLDGSDERDCLAAMPRKVITAALIGSLVCSLLLVIALGCALKLHSLRSREYRAFETQMTRMEAEFVQREAPPSYSQLIAQGLIPPVDDFPAYNATQASVLQNLRLAMHRQIRRHSTRRGNPLSSHGHLWSRVFHNGRRMLLDPAGSTQVTLGLHAVGAQRHQSGPCSGGGPVDESDAGALPVCLGTMDLQPHSPESSAPLPSSGSEIELSPIRRVYGQALQSEPQSPLQRAPAALNGPSPTSQEAHLPMCRTRTSRKLALELAVNLKGVSLKHYSSLGSLSPLSPQPQTSTSSCHSQGQEVTSSPEPTSSVKEEDNNHHVAVEMPCRETRGRDEKRRKRRSKSRLCSFNRTLNDEGGDSEREITPC, from the exons gctgCAGTGAGCGAGTGGACTTGCACACGGAGAGAAGAGGTGTGATCTACAGTCCTTCGTGGCCTTCAAACTACCCTGCTGGAGTCAACTGTAGCTGGCATATCCAGGGAGGGCAGGGGGAGGTTATTACACTCAg CTTCCAGTATTTTGACCTGGCAGACTCGAACGGTTGTAAAGGAGACTGGCTCCTGCTGACTTCCACATGGAACCTGGAGTCCAGGCTGTGTGGCTCTGTGCTGCCTCCACCCTTCatctccaccagggggcgtgtGTGGCTGTATTTCCACTCTCTGACTAACAGCTCGGGGCAGGCGCAGGGCTTCCGTCTCTCCTACATCAGAG GTCGCCTGGGCCAGAGCAGCTGTCAGTCGGATGAGTTCCTGTGTGGGAATGGGAAGTGCCTTCCTCGCTCTTGGAAGTGCAACGGTCAGGACGAATGTGGCGACGCCACGGACGAACACAGctgctccccccctcccaccgaAGCCCTGCCTGGCCTCTGCCCCCTGGGCTACCTCGCGTGCACGCAGGCCCATTCGACTCGCTGCCTGCCCGCCAGCCTTCTTTGCAACGGAGCCAGAGACTGTCCGGACGGTAGCGACGAGCTGGGCTGCCCCGGCAACACCTGTGGCAAACACCTGGGGAATTTCTACGGCTCCTTTGCTTCCCCGGACTTTTTCCGGCCTGCCAGGAGCGCCGCGGCTGAGCTGAGATGTACCTGGTCGCTGGACACCCAGGACCCCAAGCCCATTGTGTTGcaggtggacctgcagctggGGCCGGGGGACTCGCTGCATGTCTACGACGGCCTGGTGCAGCGAGCGGAGCACCTCTTACAGGTGTTGTCGCATCATAACAACAAGAGGCCGGCGATGCTGGAGTCAAGCCGCGGACAGATGAGCGTCCTGTACCTGGCTCAGCCTCGCAGCACCGGCCACGGCTTCAACGCTACCTACCAG gtcaaaggttactgTTTTCCCGGCGAGCGCCCTTGTGGAGACGACCAGGGGTGCTTCTTTGAGCACCAACGCTGCGATGGCTACTGGCACTGTCCAACAGGCCGCGATGAGGAGGGCTGTCCGGTATGCAAGGCCGGGGAGTTTCCTTGCGACCTGGACACTTTGGCCTGCTACCCAGCCTCAGAGCGCTGCAATAACCAGAAGCAGTGCCCGAACGGGTCGGATGAGAAGAACTGCTACGAGTGCCAGCCCGGAAACTTCCACTGCGGAACCAACCTTTGCATTTTCGAAACGTGGCAGTGCGACGGCCAAGAGGACTGCTTGGACGGGAGCGACGAGAGGGACTGCCTGGCAGCCATGCCCCGGAAGGTGATCACGGCGGCTCTGATCGGCAGCCtggtgtgcagcctgctgctggtcATCGCACTCGGATGCGCCCTCAAGCTACACTCGCTCAGGAGCAGAGAGTACAG GGCTTTTGAGACCCAGATGACCCGTATGGAGGCTGAGTTTGTTCAAAGGGAAGCTCCGCCCTCTTATAGTCAGTTAATCGCCCAGGGTCTCATCCCACCTGTGGATGATTTTCCAGCCTACAACGCCACCCAG GCCTCCGTGCTGCAAAATTTGCGGCTGGCGATGCACCGGCAGATCAGACGACACTCAACGCGACGCGGCAACCCTTTGTCCTCTCACGGGCATCTGTGGTCGCGCGTCTTCCACAACGGAAGGCGAATGCTTCTCGATCCTGCCGGGTCCACGCAGGTCACACTGGGGCTTCACGCCGTGGGCGCACAAAGGCACCAGTCCGGTCCTTGCTCGGGAGGCGGGCCGGTGGATGAGAGCGATGCAGGGGCTCTTCCCGTCTGCTTAGGCACGATGGATCTGCAGCCCCACTCACCCGAGAGCTCCGCCCCTCTTCCATCCTCAGGGTCAGAGATAGAACTGTCACCCATCAGAAGGGTCTATGGCCAAGCTTTACAGTCTGAGCCTCAAAGTCCTCTCCAGAGAGCCCCCGCAGCCCTCAACGGACCCTCTCCCACTTCTCAAGAAGCTCATCTCCCCATGTGCCGTACCAGGACCTCACGGAAACTGGCTCTGGAGCTGGCTGTCAATCTGAAGGGAGTTTCTTTGAAACATTACTCCTCTCTGGGGTCATTATCCCCCCTGTCCCCCCAACCCCAGACATCTACAAGCAGTTGTCACTCACAGGGCCAAGAGGTGACTTCCTCACCTGAACCAACTTCTTCTGTGAAAGAGGAGGACAACAACCACCACGTTGCTGTAGAAATGCCATGCAGGGAAACAAGAGGCAGggatgagaagaggaggaagaggaggagcaaaaGCAGATTGTGCAGCTTCAACAGGACCTTAAACGATGAGGGAGGAGATTCGGAGCGAGAGATCACGCCGTGTTGA